In Pararge aegeria chromosome 5, ilParAegt1.1, whole genome shotgun sequence, one DNA window encodes the following:
- the LOC120623978 gene encoding suppressor protein SRP40-like — MEKNTNNISSEELLPISVSDYGPEKYEERNALSPLLVENKKVFNKFPIEEQDFCSDDSVKDPDYENNIILSDSDSYETNINKTFSTQRQKRYSKTKKVPNKKFTFDIRKPLLPLQNKRDYVSETTLQTADNKLNRQSDRDKTGLAAPTSSTAIEINSNIEQNQSDLAITNLNSSQQRSSSRISSSASSSDSSSSSSSDSSSSSDSESESRDVAGVIISDPVVENNISVCLSNEIAASNQNPETSFNSEANSRTILDTTDPDNSAVLSPSSNTIKLTRKRKLNPEK; from the coding sequence ATGgagaaaaacacaaataatatcAGTTCAGAAGAATTATTGCCAATTTCGGTATCTGATTATGGTCCTGAAAAATACGAAGAAAGGAATGCATTATCACCTTTGCTGGTTGAAAACAAGAAGGTATTTAACAAATTTCCTATAGAAGAACAAGATTTTTGTTCAGACGATAGTGTCAAGGATCCTGACtacgaaaataatataatattaagtgatTCGGATAGTTATGaaactaacattaataaaactttttcaacACAACGACAGAAAAGATATTCTAAAACCAAAAAGGTaccaaataaaaagtttacttTTGATATTCGTAAGCCTTTGCTGCCGTTACAGAACAAAAGAGACTATGTTTCCGAAACCACTCTTCAAACAGcggataataaattaaacaggcAATCTGATCGTGATAAAACTGGTCTTGCTGCCCCAACCTCCTCAACAGCTATCGAAATTAACAGCAATATTGAACAGAATCAGTCTGATTTAGcaattacaaatttaaacagCTCTCAACAAAGGTCTAGCTCAAGAATCTCATCCAGTGCCAGTTCTTCAGATTCCagcagttcttcttcttctgattCAAGCAGCTCATCGGATTCCGAATCAGAAAGTCGTGACGTAGCAGGCGTTATCATATCAGATCCAGTGGTAGAAAATAACATATCAGTCTGTCTCTCAAATGAGATTGCAGCTTCTAACCAGAATCCTGAAACAAGCTTCAATTCAGAGGCAAATTCCAGAACTATATTAGACACTACTGATCCTGATAATTCTGCAGTCCTTTCACCATcatcaaatacaataaaattaacccGAAAACGTAAGCTAAATCCAGAAAAATGA